In one Rutidosis leptorrhynchoides isolate AG116_Rl617_1_P2 chromosome 8, CSIRO_AGI_Rlap_v1, whole genome shotgun sequence genomic region, the following are encoded:
- the LOC139864913 gene encoding histidine kinase 1-like isoform X1: MTHKVKNKDNYVISESSNTPMKPFLKHVFDRFHAAVNSWQIYHSPCRRRSLHRDVEQEQLRCTNTNCLSSYYSVFVARLAIMVMLAILIGLLTLLTWHFTKVYTRTSLNALANGLRYELLQRPVLRMWSILNSTVEITTAQVKLSEYVIRKYNKPENHAQQVELYAAMRDVTWALFASHKALNSISIKYNNGFVQAFHRDPRDNSTYYIYSDLTNYTMDGPYDVNMTSPHQGWNDQTIHSNVSAIWYREALDPDTGEKTGKQKAIPPDELINIAGISQVPYGAPSWHVAVSKFTKSPLLSAAMPVRDATEGNIVAVVGVTTALYSVGQLMKELVGFHSGHIYLTSQEGWLLATSSTTSLLRNSSTGPKLMMAVDSQDPVIQSGAKWLLKAYGNKPPPNHEVHIENAKLCNERYYIDSFFLNLKRLPMVGVLIIPRKYIMGKVDERAFKTLMILISASVCILVIGCVCIFVLTNGVSKEMKLRAELISHLDARRKAEASSNYKSQFLANMSHELRTPMAAVIGLLDILISDECLTNEQYETVSQIRRCSTALLRLLNNILDISKVESGKLVLEEAEFDLGRELEGLVDMFSVQCKNHNVETVIDLADDMPKVVQGDSARVVQIFANLISNSIKFTTSGYIILRGWCEDPRSSTDNGNFSLDQKTLRSCKKENRVILWFEVDDSGCGIDQSKWESVFESFEQADPSTTRLHGGTGLGLCIVRTLVNKMGGDIRVVKKNGSGTLMRLYLLLGTPLDIPQDNYRLKYENHNLKVVLALNGSMGRMMMSQWLYKAGMRVWNASEWNELTHILQELFIPARYAQNLTYECSKVESLSKLEMEVSIFIIVVDIGLLNLSTDIWKEQLNFLDTFNRRAKFAWVLNHDTSNSIKMELHNRGHLLMVNEPLYKTKMIQIIEAAIREKTISMRNLGNDTHELVEIDSVHSDSESSNDSQVEETRCAQFSSRYGSVNNCFLELTEMSSKRNKLCWNETVSVSKHNSNCMELSEKTMNGQKFLEGVRILLAEDTPLLQRVATIMLEKMGASVVVVGDGVQAVEALQMLRLEDESKIQTQMCDPPPYDLILMDCQMPKMDGYEATKAIRRAEMGTNMHIPIVALTAHAMSSDEAKCLEVGMDAYLTKPIDCKLMVSTILSLTKQQSNSRV; the protein is encoded by the exons ATGACACATAAAGTAAAGAACAAAGACAACTATGTGATCTCTGAATCATCAAACACACCAATGAAACCTTTTCTAAAACATGTTTTCGATAGATTTCATGCCGCTGTTAATTCATGGCAAATATACCATTCGCCTTGCAGACGAAGAAGTTTACACAGAGACGTAGAACAAGAACAACTTCGATGCACAAACACCAACTGTCTCTCCTCGTACTACAGCGTCTTTGTTGCTAGACTTGCCATTATG GTAATGTTAGCAATTCTTATAGGACTGTTAACACTTCTGACCTGGCATTTTACTAAAGTCTACACAAGAACATCATTAAACGCTTTAGCAAATGGTTTGCGCTATGAGTTATTGCAGCGTCCTGTATTACGTATGTGGAGTATACTAAACTCAACTGTCGAAATAACGACTGCTCAAGTTAAGCTATCGGAATATGTCATCAGAAAGTACAACAAACCCGAAAACCACGCACAGCAAGTTGAG TTATATGCAGCGATGAGGGATGTCACATGGGCGTTATTCGCAAGTCATAAAGCTCTAAACTCGATATCAATAAAGTACAATAATGGTTTTGTTCAAGCATTTCATAGAGATCCAAGAGATAACAGTACATATTACATATATTCAGATCTTACAAATTACACAATGGATGGACCGTATGATGTCAACATGACATCACCGCATCAAGGGTGGAACGATCAAACAATACATAGTAACGTGTCAGCAATTTGGTACCGAGAAGCACTTGATCCCGACACAGGTGAAAAAACCGGAAAACAAAAAGCAATACCACCCGACGAACTAATAAATATTGCAGGCATTTCACAAGTACCATATGGTGCACCTTCATGGCATGTAGCTGTAAGTAAATTTACTAAATCGCCCTTGTTGTCAGCTGCTATGCCAGTTCGAGATGCAACTGAGGGAAATATAGTGGCGGTTGTTGGTGTTACAACTGCGCTTTATAGTGTCGGTCAACTTATGAAAGAGCTTGTTGGGTTTCATAGTGGGCATATTTATTTGACTTCTCAAGAAGGTTGGTTGTTGGCTACTTCTTCAACGACGTCGTTATTGAGGAACTCGTCGACTGGACCAAAGCTTATGATGGCTGTTGACTCTCAAGACCCGGTTATACAAAGTGGGGCCAAGTGGCTGCTAAAAGCGTATGGGAACAAACCACCACCGAATCATGAGGTTCATATAGAGAATGCTAAATTATGCAACGAGCGGTATTATATAGATTCGTTTTTCTTGAATTTGAAGAGACTTCCTATG GTGGGAGTACTGATAATTCCAAGGAAGTATATAATGGGGAAGGTAGACGAGCGAGCTTTTAAGACGTTGATGATACTGATATCTGCATCTGTCTGTATATTAGTTATTGGATGTGTGTGTATTTTTGTATTAACAAATGGAGTGTCGAAAGAAATGAAGCTACGAGCAGAATTAATAAGCCATTTGGATGCTCGAAGGAAAGCAGAGGCGTCCAGTAACTACAAGAGCCAATTTCTAGCAAACATGAG TCACGAATTGAGGACACCAATGGCTGCAGTCATAGGATTGTTGGACATTCTTATATCGGACGAATGTCTCACAAACGAGCAATATGAAACAGTTAGTCAAATTCGTAGATGTTCAACAGCTCTCCTTCGGCTTCTCAATAATATTTTGGATATTAGTAAG GTTGAATCAGGAAAGCTGGTTCTGGAAGAAGCAGAGTTTGACCTGGGGCGAGAACTTGAAGGACTAGTCGATATGTTTTCAGTGCAGTGTAAAAATCACAATGTGGAGACCGTGATAGATCTTGCTG ATGATATGCCAAAGGTAGTTCAAGGGGACTCTGCTAGAGTTGTCCAAATTTTTGCTAATCTAATCAGCAATTCAATCAAATTTACTACAT CAGGATACATTATTCTGAGAGGATGGTGCGAAGATCCACGTTCGTCTACTGATAATGGAAACTTTTCACTTGATCAAAAAACTTTAAGGTCCTGCAAGAAGGAAAATAGAGTTATTCTTTGGTTTGAAGTTGATGATTCTGGCTGTG GCATTGATCAGAGTAAATGGGAGTCAGTATTCGAAAGCTTTGAACAAGCTGACCCATCAACAACTAGATT GCATGGTGGAACCGGACTTGGATTATGCATCGTTAGAACTCTG GTTAACAAAATGGGTGGAGATATTAGAGTTGTGAAGAAAAATGGATCAGGAACCCTAATGCGACTTTATCTTTTACTCGGTACACCATTGGATATTCCACAAGACAACTACAGACTAAAGTATGAAAATCATAATTTGAAG GTAGTGCTAGCACTAAATGGAAGTATGGGCAGAATGATGATGTCACAATGGCTATATAAAGCGGGAATGCGTGTATGGAATGCGTCTGAATGGAACGAATTGACACACATACTTCAAGAGCTTTTTATACCAGCACGTTACGCCCAAAATTTGACATATGAATGTTCAaaagttgaatcattaagcaaaCTGGAAATGGAGGTTTCGATTTTCATAATAGTGGTTGATATTGGACTGCTCAATTTAAGCACTGATATATGGAAAGAACAGCTTAATTTCTTGGATACATTTAATAGAAGAGCAAAGTTTGCATGGGTTTTAAATCATGATACTTCGAATTCTATTAAAATGGAGCTTCATAATAGAGGACATTTGTTAATGGTGAACGAACCGTTATACAAAACGAAAATGATTCAGATAATTGAAGCTGCCATTAGAGAAAAAACAATTTCTATGAGGAATTTGGGAAATGATACACATGAACTTGTGGAAATTGATTCTGTACATTCAGATTCCGAGAGTTCAAACGACTCTCAAGTTGAAGAAACACGATGTGCACAATTTAGTTCGCGATATGGAAGTGTAAATAACTGTTTTCTTGAGTTAACTGAAATGTCTTCGAAAAGGAACAAATTGTGCTGGAATGAAACAGTTTCAGTGTCGAAACATAATTCAAATTGCATGGAACTTTCAGAGAAGACGATGAATGGACAGAAGTTTCTAGAAGGAGTACGGATTTTACTTGCGGAAGATACACCGTTACTTCAAAGAGTAGCGACTATAATGCTTGAAAAAATGGGCGCGAGTGTTGTGGTTGTTGGTGACGGTGTGCAGGCAGTTGAAGCGCTACAAATGTTGCGTTTGGAAGATGAATCGAAGATTCAAACACAAATGTGCGATCCTCCACCGTACGATTTGATACTTATGGATTGTCAG ATGCCAAAGATGGATGGTTATGAAGCAACTAAAGCGATACGAAGAGCAGAAATGGGAACGAATATGCATATTCCGATTGTTGCATTAACGGCACATGCCATGTCATCTGATGAAGCCAAATGCTTAGAGGTGGGAATGGATGCATATCTAACAAAACCGATAGACTGCAAGCTTATGGTTTCCACTATTTTGTCGTTAACCAAGCAACAATCGAATTCTCGCGTATAA
- the LOC139864913 gene encoding histidine kinase 1-like isoform X2, with product MVMLAILIGLLTLLTWHFTKVYTRTSLNALANGLRYELLQRPVLRMWSILNSTVEITTAQVKLSEYVIRKYNKPENHAQQVELYAAMRDVTWALFASHKALNSISIKYNNGFVQAFHRDPRDNSTYYIYSDLTNYTMDGPYDVNMTSPHQGWNDQTIHSNVSAIWYREALDPDTGEKTGKQKAIPPDELINIAGISQVPYGAPSWHVAVSKFTKSPLLSAAMPVRDATEGNIVAVVGVTTALYSVGQLMKELVGFHSGHIYLTSQEGWLLATSSTTSLLRNSSTGPKLMMAVDSQDPVIQSGAKWLLKAYGNKPPPNHEVHIENAKLCNERYYIDSFFLNLKRLPMVGVLIIPRKYIMGKVDERAFKTLMILISASVCILVIGCVCIFVLTNGVSKEMKLRAELISHLDARRKAEASSNYKSQFLANMSHELRTPMAAVIGLLDILISDECLTNEQYETVSQIRRCSTALLRLLNNILDISKVESGKLVLEEAEFDLGRELEGLVDMFSVQCKNHNVETVIDLADDMPKVVQGDSARVVQIFANLISNSIKFTTSGYIILRGWCEDPRSSTDNGNFSLDQKTLRSCKKENRVILWFEVDDSGCGIDQSKWESVFESFEQADPSTTRLHGGTGLGLCIVRTLVNKMGGDIRVVKKNGSGTLMRLYLLLGTPLDIPQDNYRLKYENHNLKVVLALNGSMGRMMMSQWLYKAGMRVWNASEWNELTHILQELFIPARYAQNLTYECSKVESLSKLEMEVSIFIIVVDIGLLNLSTDIWKEQLNFLDTFNRRAKFAWVLNHDTSNSIKMELHNRGHLLMVNEPLYKTKMIQIIEAAIREKTISMRNLGNDTHELVEIDSVHSDSESSNDSQVEETRCAQFSSRYGSVNNCFLELTEMSSKRNKLCWNETVSVSKHNSNCMELSEKTMNGQKFLEGVRILLAEDTPLLQRVATIMLEKMGASVVVVGDGVQAVEALQMLRLEDESKIQTQMCDPPPYDLILMDCQMPKMDGYEATKAIRRAEMGTNMHIPIVALTAHAMSSDEAKCLEVGMDAYLTKPIDCKLMVSTILSLTKQQSNSRV from the exons ATG GTAATGTTAGCAATTCTTATAGGACTGTTAACACTTCTGACCTGGCATTTTACTAAAGTCTACACAAGAACATCATTAAACGCTTTAGCAAATGGTTTGCGCTATGAGTTATTGCAGCGTCCTGTATTACGTATGTGGAGTATACTAAACTCAACTGTCGAAATAACGACTGCTCAAGTTAAGCTATCGGAATATGTCATCAGAAAGTACAACAAACCCGAAAACCACGCACAGCAAGTTGAG TTATATGCAGCGATGAGGGATGTCACATGGGCGTTATTCGCAAGTCATAAAGCTCTAAACTCGATATCAATAAAGTACAATAATGGTTTTGTTCAAGCATTTCATAGAGATCCAAGAGATAACAGTACATATTACATATATTCAGATCTTACAAATTACACAATGGATGGACCGTATGATGTCAACATGACATCACCGCATCAAGGGTGGAACGATCAAACAATACATAGTAACGTGTCAGCAATTTGGTACCGAGAAGCACTTGATCCCGACACAGGTGAAAAAACCGGAAAACAAAAAGCAATACCACCCGACGAACTAATAAATATTGCAGGCATTTCACAAGTACCATATGGTGCACCTTCATGGCATGTAGCTGTAAGTAAATTTACTAAATCGCCCTTGTTGTCAGCTGCTATGCCAGTTCGAGATGCAACTGAGGGAAATATAGTGGCGGTTGTTGGTGTTACAACTGCGCTTTATAGTGTCGGTCAACTTATGAAAGAGCTTGTTGGGTTTCATAGTGGGCATATTTATTTGACTTCTCAAGAAGGTTGGTTGTTGGCTACTTCTTCAACGACGTCGTTATTGAGGAACTCGTCGACTGGACCAAAGCTTATGATGGCTGTTGACTCTCAAGACCCGGTTATACAAAGTGGGGCCAAGTGGCTGCTAAAAGCGTATGGGAACAAACCACCACCGAATCATGAGGTTCATATAGAGAATGCTAAATTATGCAACGAGCGGTATTATATAGATTCGTTTTTCTTGAATTTGAAGAGACTTCCTATG GTGGGAGTACTGATAATTCCAAGGAAGTATATAATGGGGAAGGTAGACGAGCGAGCTTTTAAGACGTTGATGATACTGATATCTGCATCTGTCTGTATATTAGTTATTGGATGTGTGTGTATTTTTGTATTAACAAATGGAGTGTCGAAAGAAATGAAGCTACGAGCAGAATTAATAAGCCATTTGGATGCTCGAAGGAAAGCAGAGGCGTCCAGTAACTACAAGAGCCAATTTCTAGCAAACATGAG TCACGAATTGAGGACACCAATGGCTGCAGTCATAGGATTGTTGGACATTCTTATATCGGACGAATGTCTCACAAACGAGCAATATGAAACAGTTAGTCAAATTCGTAGATGTTCAACAGCTCTCCTTCGGCTTCTCAATAATATTTTGGATATTAGTAAG GTTGAATCAGGAAAGCTGGTTCTGGAAGAAGCAGAGTTTGACCTGGGGCGAGAACTTGAAGGACTAGTCGATATGTTTTCAGTGCAGTGTAAAAATCACAATGTGGAGACCGTGATAGATCTTGCTG ATGATATGCCAAAGGTAGTTCAAGGGGACTCTGCTAGAGTTGTCCAAATTTTTGCTAATCTAATCAGCAATTCAATCAAATTTACTACAT CAGGATACATTATTCTGAGAGGATGGTGCGAAGATCCACGTTCGTCTACTGATAATGGAAACTTTTCACTTGATCAAAAAACTTTAAGGTCCTGCAAGAAGGAAAATAGAGTTATTCTTTGGTTTGAAGTTGATGATTCTGGCTGTG GCATTGATCAGAGTAAATGGGAGTCAGTATTCGAAAGCTTTGAACAAGCTGACCCATCAACAACTAGATT GCATGGTGGAACCGGACTTGGATTATGCATCGTTAGAACTCTG GTTAACAAAATGGGTGGAGATATTAGAGTTGTGAAGAAAAATGGATCAGGAACCCTAATGCGACTTTATCTTTTACTCGGTACACCATTGGATATTCCACAAGACAACTACAGACTAAAGTATGAAAATCATAATTTGAAG GTAGTGCTAGCACTAAATGGAAGTATGGGCAGAATGATGATGTCACAATGGCTATATAAAGCGGGAATGCGTGTATGGAATGCGTCTGAATGGAACGAATTGACACACATACTTCAAGAGCTTTTTATACCAGCACGTTACGCCCAAAATTTGACATATGAATGTTCAaaagttgaatcattaagcaaaCTGGAAATGGAGGTTTCGATTTTCATAATAGTGGTTGATATTGGACTGCTCAATTTAAGCACTGATATATGGAAAGAACAGCTTAATTTCTTGGATACATTTAATAGAAGAGCAAAGTTTGCATGGGTTTTAAATCATGATACTTCGAATTCTATTAAAATGGAGCTTCATAATAGAGGACATTTGTTAATGGTGAACGAACCGTTATACAAAACGAAAATGATTCAGATAATTGAAGCTGCCATTAGAGAAAAAACAATTTCTATGAGGAATTTGGGAAATGATACACATGAACTTGTGGAAATTGATTCTGTACATTCAGATTCCGAGAGTTCAAACGACTCTCAAGTTGAAGAAACACGATGTGCACAATTTAGTTCGCGATATGGAAGTGTAAATAACTGTTTTCTTGAGTTAACTGAAATGTCTTCGAAAAGGAACAAATTGTGCTGGAATGAAACAGTTTCAGTGTCGAAACATAATTCAAATTGCATGGAACTTTCAGAGAAGACGATGAATGGACAGAAGTTTCTAGAAGGAGTACGGATTTTACTTGCGGAAGATACACCGTTACTTCAAAGAGTAGCGACTATAATGCTTGAAAAAATGGGCGCGAGTGTTGTGGTTGTTGGTGACGGTGTGCAGGCAGTTGAAGCGCTACAAATGTTGCGTTTGGAAGATGAATCGAAGATTCAAACACAAATGTGCGATCCTCCACCGTACGATTTGATACTTATGGATTGTCAG ATGCCAAAGATGGATGGTTATGAAGCAACTAAAGCGATACGAAGAGCAGAAATGGGAACGAATATGCATATTCCGATTGTTGCATTAACGGCACATGCCATGTCATCTGATGAAGCCAAATGCTTAGAGGTGGGAATGGATGCATATCTAACAAAACCGATAGACTGCAAGCTTATGGTTTCCACTATTTTGTCGTTAACCAAGCAACAATCGAATTCTCGCGTATAA